One stretch of Chitinophaga pendula DNA includes these proteins:
- a CDS encoding ABC transporter permease yields the protein MDYRSIILLEARQFLRGRTILVVLVSVFILGCYGLYHGRQVRDHQETVISAIPTIEQEHTAKNISYNAGKPVGGPLYYQYFYTTNPPTPWAAFAIGQRDVNPYHLKVKMLAIEGQLYDTDLSNPVTLLAGNLDVAFVFVFLLPLVMIVFCYNTLSGEEESGVWKIVRSMPISPVRLLAMKLAVRFLTLLVLAVFLFFTAHVWLGLPVGLTSLYMGLVLFLYLLCWFSIIAWVITWQRSSGMNAVILVSIWIGLTILLPGLANTLLNSAIPVPESFETTVAQRQGYHEKWDRPVMETMERFYQVYPQYRNYPFSKDTFSYAWYYAMQLQGDEAAVHSSKTLFDKLGQRQLWANRVGYLLPTINAQQQLNHLARTDLADHISYLTAVKDYHREVREYFYPYIFRHQVTEQADWLHMPVFRPKVFAAVTLPYSSLLSLFVFTIVCGGLGWRRSRRLFVQGS from the coding sequence ATGGATTACAGGAGTATTATATTATTGGAGGCCCGGCAGTTCCTTCGCGGGCGGACGATCCTGGTGGTATTAGTATCGGTATTTATTTTAGGCTGTTACGGGTTGTACCACGGGCGGCAGGTGAGGGATCACCAGGAGACGGTGATCAGTGCGATACCTACTATTGAGCAGGAGCATACGGCGAAGAACATTTCCTATAATGCCGGTAAGCCGGTGGGAGGCCCGCTGTATTACCAGTATTTCTATACGACGAATCCGCCGACGCCCTGGGCGGCTTTTGCTATTGGTCAGCGGGATGTGAACCCTTATCATCTGAAGGTGAAGATGCTGGCGATCGAGGGTCAGTTGTATGATACGGATCTGAGCAACCCGGTTACGTTGCTGGCCGGCAACCTGGATGTGGCCTTTGTCTTTGTGTTCCTGTTGCCATTGGTGATGATCGTGTTCTGTTATAATACATTGTCGGGCGAGGAGGAATCGGGGGTATGGAAGATCGTGCGATCTATGCCTATCTCTCCGGTACGGCTGCTGGCGATGAAGCTCGCGGTACGATTTCTGACGTTGCTGGTGCTGGCGGTCTTTTTGTTCTTTACGGCGCATGTGTGGCTGGGGTTGCCGGTGGGTTTGACCTCTTTATATATGGGGCTGGTCCTCTTTTTATACCTGTTGTGCTGGTTTAGTATTATCGCGTGGGTGATCACGTGGCAGCGGTCGTCGGGGATGAATGCGGTGATACTGGTAAGCATCTGGATAGGGCTGACGATATTACTGCCCGGGTTGGCGAATACGTTGCTAAACAGTGCTATACCTGTTCCGGAATCTTTTGAGACGACGGTGGCGCAGCGGCAGGGGTATCATGAGAAATGGGATCGTCCGGTGATGGAGACGATGGAGCGTTTTTACCAGGTGTATCCGCAATACCGTAATTATCCATTTTCGAAAGATACTTTTTCTTATGCCTGGTATTATGCGATGCAGCTGCAAGGGGATGAAGCGGCGGTTCATTCTTCGAAGACGCTATTTGACAAGTTGGGGCAGCGGCAGCTGTGGGCAAACCGGGTTGGTTATTTGCTACCTACTATTAATGCGCAGCAGCAGTTGAATCACCTGGCTCGTACGGACCTGGCGGATCATATTAGTTACCTGACGGCGGTGAAGGACTATCACCGGGAGGTGCGGGAGTACTTTTATCCATATATTTTCCGGCATCAGGTGACGGAGCAGGCGGACTGGCTGCATATGCCGGTGTTTCGTCCGAAGGTGTTTGCGGCGGTGACATTGCCTTATAGCAGTTTATTATCGTTGTTCGTGTTCACGATCGTGTGTGGCGGTTTGGGATGGAGGAGAAGCAGGCGATTGTTTGTGCAGGGAAGTTGA
- a CDS encoding ABC transporter permease: MHFSTIRIIAVQEWQLIFRNRTALILFGVLAAILLTATGIGWQQQRQYQQQRKQYQAEVQHQWMNQPDRHPHRVAHYGYLVFRDRSPLSFFDPGLSSFAGNALFLEAHRQNTVNMSEAGFSNGMLRFGELNIAMVLQLLVPLFIFFIGFGTVAALRESQVLKLLISQGVSFTELLTGKTLGIAAVTLALFGPVVIVTMGGWLLLYQGTVSADTWLRMLLLLLVYAAYFVICAWITVLLSAISRSARGALLTLLVCWITFFIIVPKAAQTAGSNLYQAPDKIAFEHMLEAALEKEGDSHNPDDPHFKAFRDAVLRQYHVKDVKELPFNYSGYLMAEGERITARIFNIAYTDLIDTYQRQNDVAGILSFFDPYLAVRISSMSLSAADMHHYVDFQREAERYRFNMVQGLNDIHAHQIDARQNSTQRVSNKNWQRQAAFFYQPKTTGWSVRHQWVPLVACAWWVLAGILLINIVSKRIHV, encoded by the coding sequence ATGCATTTTTCGACGATCAGGATCATTGCTGTACAGGAGTGGCAGCTTATTTTCCGGAACAGGACGGCGCTGATACTATTTGGTGTGCTGGCGGCTATCTTGCTAACGGCAACGGGTATAGGCTGGCAGCAGCAACGGCAATATCAGCAGCAGCGAAAGCAATACCAGGCAGAGGTACAACATCAGTGGATGAACCAGCCGGACCGGCATCCGCACCGGGTGGCGCATTATGGTTACCTGGTATTCAGGGACCGGTCGCCCCTCTCCTTTTTTGATCCCGGTTTGTCTTCTTTCGCCGGTAATGCTTTGTTCTTGGAGGCGCACCGTCAGAATACGGTGAATATGAGCGAGGCTGGTTTTTCGAACGGTATGCTTCGTTTCGGGGAATTGAACATAGCGATGGTGTTGCAGTTGCTGGTGCCGTTGTTTATCTTTTTCATCGGCTTTGGTACGGTGGCGGCTTTACGCGAGAGCCAGGTATTGAAGCTGCTGATCAGCCAGGGTGTTAGTTTTACGGAGCTGCTGACTGGCAAGACGCTCGGTATTGCGGCGGTGACATTGGCATTGTTCGGACCGGTGGTCATCGTGACGATGGGCGGCTGGTTATTATTATACCAGGGTACTGTGAGTGCGGATACCTGGTTACGGATGCTACTACTGCTTTTAGTATACGCCGCTTACTTTGTAATCTGTGCCTGGATCACGGTGCTCCTATCTGCGATCAGCCGGAGTGCCCGAGGCGCGTTACTGACGCTGCTGGTGTGTTGGATCACCTTTTTCATCATAGTGCCGAAGGCGGCGCAGACGGCAGGGTCCAATCTTTACCAGGCGCCGGATAAGATCGCTTTTGAGCATATGCTGGAAGCTGCCCTGGAAAAAGAAGGGGACAGTCATAATCCTGACGACCCACATTTTAAGGCTTTCCGGGATGCTGTGTTGCGACAATATCATGTGAAGGATGTGAAGGAGCTACCCTTTAACTACAGTGGTTACCTGATGGCGGAGGGGGAGCGCATTACGGCCCGGATATTTAATATCGCGTATACTGATCTGATCGATACTTATCAACGGCAGAACGATGTAGCCGGTATCCTGTCTTTTTTTGACCCTTATCTGGCGGTACGTATCAGCTCTATGAGCCTGTCGGCTGCTGATATGCATCACTATGTCGATTTTCAGCGGGAGGCGGAGCGGTATCGTTTCAATATGGTGCAAGGGTTGAATGACATTCATGCGCACCAGATAGATGCGCGGCAGAATTCTACGCAGCGGGTCAGCAATAAGAACTGGCAGCGGCAGGCGGCATTCTTTTATCAGCCTAAAACTACGGGGTGGTCTGTACGACATCAGTGGGTACCTTTGGTAGCTTGTGCCTGGTGGGTGCTGGCAGGTATTCTTCTCATCAATATTGTTTCAAAACGTATTCATGTTTAA
- a CDS encoding TonB-dependent siderophore receptor, with product MKLSALTGCLLLSCPGVTAQLLPAGDTLTRRDTSILTTAASRRQLQRVEVVGRTSKQYNSDYSFSVTKIGVLNKDIPQSISTVTKEFIADRQAFRAGDAIKYINGVSPVSFYSHYAIRGLTRNEETRIYNGMRTSQYLFNQPLTNNIERIEVIKGPASATISNADPGGSINMVTKKPLAEARRQVSLGTGSFDTYRAAVDLTGPLNKQKTLLYRLNIGYEDAQSFRNLIYRKAFLLAPSMTYIINEKSQVNVELVVGRDQSRLDRGQPIFGAVDGKTPLTTTPINYSMSMPNDRNVQQDIKFFGNFTHRFSSHIGFTLSYMKQVWREDLFEHRTNNAFAVDSAGKAIPTLAAMQIFQRLQRWTTDNITAYFNIDWKTGPVLHKIVAGYDYLSLTKPRGNTQNTAKGYRNADNTGFISNYDPSKPSQYQYTTIDGKRVPVPNVPYFNLADPQYLLRNEGDFLYLREEFAPSKYQVNAIYVQDQLYFRGFILTAGLRQEWYQDVLNHQLPQEQRVNQHKLIGRMGLSYAVNEHINTYVTYIQGYNPQTASSLVQPNAGGPFDPLITDMREGGIKTEWLGGLLKASMAYYDVRSRNILVYTGLDKPALAQRGAEGSHGLEVEVSGRILPGWQVMAGYAYTDARITDDIKQQNIGLRKENTPWNSGSLWTRYDFRSAVIKGLGLGAGMQYRGERIPWLSRAFLIPGYTVVDAAIYYKVKGIQVAVNVNNLFNKTYWTGAYSFFQLFPGEPRNVQVNVTYQF from the coding sequence ATGAAATTATCAGCGCTTACGGGCTGCCTGTTATTGTCGTGCCCGGGCGTCACAGCACAGCTATTGCCTGCTGGGGATACGTTGACCCGGCGGGATACCAGCATACTTACTACTGCGGCATCGCGACGTCAATTGCAGCGTGTGGAGGTGGTAGGCCGTACGTCTAAACAGTACAACAGCGACTATTCTTTTTCTGTGACTAAGATCGGTGTATTGAACAAGGATATTCCGCAAAGTATCAGTACGGTCACGAAGGAGTTCATTGCCGACAGGCAGGCATTCCGGGCTGGCGATGCGATCAAATATATCAACGGTGTAAGTCCGGTGAGTTTTTATAGTCATTATGCGATCCGTGGGTTGACGCGGAATGAGGAGACGCGTATTTATAATGGGATGCGTACTTCTCAATATTTATTCAACCAGCCGCTGACCAATAATATAGAGCGGATAGAGGTGATCAAGGGGCCTGCCAGTGCGACTATATCCAATGCTGATCCTGGTGGGAGTATCAATATGGTGACGAAGAAGCCGTTGGCGGAAGCCCGGCGTCAGGTGAGTTTGGGCACCGGTAGCTTTGACACTTACCGGGCGGCGGTGGACCTTACGGGCCCTTTGAATAAACAAAAGACGCTATTATACCGATTGAACATTGGGTATGAAGATGCGCAGAGTTTCCGTAACCTGATCTACCGGAAGGCCTTTTTGCTGGCGCCCTCTATGACCTATATCATTAACGAGAAGAGCCAGGTGAATGTGGAGCTGGTGGTGGGCAGGGACCAGTCGCGGCTGGACCGGGGGCAGCCAATTTTTGGAGCGGTAGATGGCAAGACGCCGCTGACCACTACGCCGATCAACTATTCCATGAGTATGCCTAATGATCGTAATGTGCAGCAGGATATTAAGTTCTTCGGCAATTTCACGCACCGTTTTTCTTCTCATATTGGATTTACCCTGTCTTATATGAAGCAGGTATGGCGGGAGGATCTTTTCGAGCACCGCACGAATAATGCCTTTGCGGTAGATAGTGCCGGCAAGGCGATACCTACGCTGGCGGCGATGCAGATCTTCCAGCGGTTGCAGCGATGGACGACGGACAATATTACCGCGTATTTCAATATTGACTGGAAGACGGGGCCGGTATTGCATAAGATCGTAGCCGGGTATGATTACCTGTCGCTGACGAAGCCGAGGGGTAATACACAGAATACGGCGAAGGGGTACCGTAATGCTGACAATACTGGTTTTATCAGCAATTATGATCCGTCCAAACCATCTCAATACCAGTATACCACTATTGACGGTAAGCGGGTGCCGGTACCGAATGTGCCCTATTTCAATCTAGCTGATCCGCAATACCTGTTGCGGAATGAAGGTGATTTCCTGTATTTGCGGGAGGAGTTTGCGCCATCGAAATACCAGGTGAACGCGATCTATGTACAGGACCAGTTGTACTTCCGGGGATTCATACTGACGGCCGGTTTGCGGCAGGAGTGGTACCAGGATGTGCTGAATCATCAATTGCCGCAGGAGCAGCGAGTGAATCAGCATAAGCTGATCGGACGTATGGGATTGAGTTATGCGGTTAATGAGCATATCAATACGTATGTGACCTATATACAAGGATATAATCCGCAGACGGCGTCCAGCCTGGTACAACCTAATGCCGGCGGTCCTTTTGATCCGTTGATCACGGATATGCGGGAGGGAGGTATTAAAACGGAGTGGCTGGGCGGCCTGTTGAAAGCCAGCATGGCGTATTACGATGTGCGCTCGCGGAATATCCTGGTATATACCGGGTTGGATAAGCCCGCGTTGGCGCAGCGTGGCGCTGAGGGTAGCCATGGGCTGGAGGTAGAAGTGAGCGGGCGTATTTTGCCCGGATGGCAGGTGATGGCCGGGTATGCTTATACGGATGCGCGGATCACCGATGACATCAAGCAGCAGAATATTGGTTTGCGCAAGGAGAACACCCCTTGGAATAGTGGTAGCCTGTGGACGCGATATGATTTCCGCAGTGCGGTCATTAAAGGACTCGGGTTGGGTGCGGGGATGCAATATCGCGGCGAGCGTATTCCCTGGTTAAGCCGAGCTTTCCTGATACCCGGTTATACGGTGGTAGATGCGGCGATCTATTATAAGGTCAAGGGTATACAGGTGGCGGTGAATGTCAATAATCTATTTAATAAAACCTATTGGACAGGTGCGTATAGTTTCTTCCAGCTGTTTCCCGGGGAGCCGAGGAATGTGCAGGTAAACGTCACCTATCAATTCTAA
- a CDS encoding ABC transporter ATP-binding protein, giving the protein MISIQTTDLTKRYGTHTSLYQLNLSISRGTVYCLLGQNGAGKTTTINLLSGFTRPSSGTVHINGQEVRPDDPAVRKAVAYIPEVVQLYDNLSGMENLRFFSSLAGYRYKPAELSVFLREVGLQEEAHEHRLGTYSKGMRQKVGIAIALAKHAEVILMDEPTSGLDPKATAEFTRICKELAAAGKTIFMATHDIFNAVNAGTQIGIMKQGILVHTVATSAITADELQQLYLETI; this is encoded by the coding sequence ATGATCAGCATACAGACCACCGATCTAACGAAACGATACGGTACGCATACTTCATTGTATCAATTGAACTTAAGCATTAGCAGGGGGACGGTTTATTGTTTGCTAGGGCAGAATGGGGCCGGCAAGACGACGACGATCAACCTGTTATCTGGTTTTACGCGACCCAGTAGTGGTACGGTGCATATTAACGGGCAGGAAGTAAGGCCGGATGATCCAGCGGTGCGGAAGGCGGTGGCTTATATCCCGGAGGTGGTGCAGTTGTACGACAATCTGAGCGGAATGGAGAACCTGCGTTTTTTCAGTAGCCTGGCCGGTTACCGGTATAAGCCAGCAGAGTTGTCGGTTTTTTTGCGGGAAGTGGGATTGCAGGAGGAGGCGCATGAGCATCGGTTGGGTACTTATTCGAAGGGGATGCGTCAGAAGGTGGGTATTGCGATTGCGCTGGCGAAACATGCGGAAGTGATATTAATGGACGAGCCTACGAGTGGATTAGATCCTAAGGCGACGGCGGAGTTCACGCGGATATGCAAGGAGCTGGCGGCGGCTGGTAAGACGATCTTTATGGCGACGCATGATATATTCAATGCTGTTAATGCCGGTACGCAGATCGGCATTATGAAACAAGGGATACTGGTGCATACGGTGGCTACGTCTGCTATCACGGCGGACGAATTACAACAGCTCTATCTGGAGACTATTTAA
- a CDS encoding response regulator transcription factor codes for MKVLLIEDNEELASSIHDFLAREGYICEVSYNITDAQDRLVSFQYDCILLDIMLPDGNGLHLLSFIRKENIQSSILIISAKNSLDDKIMGLDEGADDYLTKPFHLPELHARLKAIYRRKKLNGSNIIIFNEICLNTDTLEATVNDQLLDITRKEFELLLYFVVNKNRVLSRQSIAAHLWGDYTDNLSNFDFVYQHVKNIRKKISAAQGTDYISTVYGLGYKFNTSKQ; via the coding sequence ATGAAAGTGCTTTTGATTGAAGACAATGAAGAGCTGGCCAGCAGCATCCACGACTTCCTGGCCAGGGAAGGCTATATCTGTGAAGTAAGCTATAATATTACCGACGCCCAGGACCGCCTCGTGTCCTTTCAGTATGATTGTATCCTGCTGGATATCATGCTGCCTGATGGCAACGGCCTCCACTTGCTGTCCTTCATCCGTAAAGAGAACATCCAAAGCAGTATACTCATCATTTCCGCTAAAAACTCCCTCGACGATAAGATCATGGGCCTCGACGAAGGCGCCGATGACTACCTCACCAAACCTTTTCACCTCCCGGAACTACATGCCCGCCTCAAAGCCATCTACCGCCGGAAGAAACTCAATGGAAGCAATATCATCATATTTAATGAGATATGCCTCAACACAGATACCCTCGAAGCCACCGTCAACGACCAGCTCCTGGATATCACCCGTAAAGAGTTTGAACTACTCCTATACTTTGTAGTAAACAAAAACAGGGTGCTCTCCCGCCAGTCCATCGCCGCACATTTGTGGGGCGATTATACAGATAACTTGTCTAACTTTGACTTCGTATACCAACATGTAAAAAACATCCGCAAGAAGATAAGTGCAGCACAGGGTACAGATTATATCAGTACAGTATACGGCCTGGGCTATAAATTTAATACTTCCAAACAATGA
- the porY gene encoding sensor histidine kinase, protein MKLVDRFTLWYLGINVILIPVCSVITYYNIKHQADNGAIEKLRAINNKVASQVQRGVQPSPYIHGVAIAVIPLSSPLPEKTEEVQQREIEEDPELKQADTQLLLTNHYKINGQHYQLTATDHVLRPQQLRAGLLYSILWKLVLLVFAVGITARLVSKYILASFHHTMSRIQQFSLKNKQKLTLSATNTEEFKELNCFLTRMTDKAIEDYASLKEFTENASHELQTPLSVIRSKLDLLSESEIHGQQAKLIGDMQNAVEKLSRIHRALALLTRLENQEYDKREEVGFGKCMMETLATFRDLIHLKDIQVKSYIQPVKVKMHPALVDILVSNLVSNAIRHNMRGGYIAITLNDEQLEISNTGRPPEVPTQELFRRFKKSNQCNDSIGIGLAIVKQICDSSHFDIQYEYVATHHIIRVKFPTEEPSSKLLQNDALILRENPVVVTGMQ, encoded by the coding sequence ATGAAGTTAGTAGACCGCTTTACACTGTGGTACCTCGGGATCAATGTCATCCTGATTCCGGTATGCAGTGTGATCACCTATTATAATATTAAACACCAGGCTGACAATGGCGCCATCGAAAAACTAAGAGCCATTAATAATAAAGTAGCCTCCCAAGTACAAAGAGGCGTACAGCCTTCCCCATATATTCATGGCGTAGCCATCGCAGTTATTCCCTTGTCATCTCCCTTGCCCGAGAAGACAGAAGAAGTACAACAACGTGAGATCGAAGAAGATCCCGAATTAAAACAAGCCGATACCCAGCTGCTCCTCACCAATCACTATAAGATCAACGGACAGCACTATCAGCTCACCGCCACCGACCACGTACTGCGACCACAACAACTCAGGGCAGGTCTACTGTACTCCATCCTCTGGAAACTGGTACTGCTCGTATTCGCCGTCGGCATCACCGCAAGGCTCGTGTCTAAATATATATTGGCATCCTTTCATCACACCATGAGCCGCATCCAGCAGTTTAGCCTCAAAAACAAACAAAAACTGACGCTGTCTGCCACCAACACCGAAGAGTTTAAGGAACTGAACTGTTTCCTCACCCGCATGACCGACAAGGCCATCGAAGACTACGCATCCCTCAAAGAGTTTACAGAAAATGCTTCCCACGAACTTCAGACACCCTTATCCGTCATCCGCAGTAAACTCGACCTCCTCTCCGAATCAGAGATTCATGGCCAACAAGCCAAACTGATAGGAGACATGCAAAACGCCGTCGAAAAACTATCCCGTATCCATAGGGCATTAGCCTTATTGACACGCCTGGAAAACCAGGAATATGATAAACGGGAAGAAGTAGGCTTCGGCAAATGTATGATGGAAACACTGGCAACCTTTCGCGACCTTATACATCTCAAAGATATCCAGGTCAAAAGCTATATTCAACCGGTGAAAGTAAAAATGCATCCCGCACTCGTAGATATCCTCGTGAGCAACCTGGTAAGCAATGCCATTCGTCATAATATGAGAGGTGGCTATATCGCCATCACACTCAACGACGAACAACTCGAGATCAGCAACACCGGCAGACCCCCCGAAGTACCCACCCAGGAACTGTTCCGCCGCTTTAAGAAAAGCAATCAATGCAACGACTCCATTGGCATAGGATTGGCCATCGTTAAACAAATATGCGACTCCAGTCACTTCGATATCCAATATGAATACGTTGCCACTCATCACATAATTAGAGTAAAATTTCCTACCGAGGAGCCTTCTTCAAAATTGCTTCAAAATGATGCGCTCATTTTGCGTGAGAATCCAGTTGTAGTAACTGGCATGCAATAA
- a CDS encoding TolC family protein, which yields MFTNHPLRLCVLAVCCLCSSSAGAQVLTLKDAVQTALNNYGTIKAKAYYLQSSQASVKQAQREYLPNVNISGQQDYGTVNGQNGPLYGLNGLSVASSGLPLPKQNWNAAFGASYLANINWDFFAFGRAKERIKTAQATAFQNEKDYQQEQFRQGVKVAGAYLNLLAAQRLTRSWERNLERADTFRAVVVRRVKNGLIAGVDSSLANAEVSNARITLTKARDLEQEQANQLAQLMGVPAQTFQLDTLFLTRIPSVLTDTANMADHPILNFYKSRIALSDEQQRYIRTLQYPAFSLFSVYQTRGSGFSSSYAQDQTAFNHDYWEGIKPSRSNYLVGIGVTWNLTGILRIHQQSSAQGFTSKGLQEEYGLIDQQLKAQTVLADTKMKNALDNYHEAPVQVKAAGDAYLQKTVLYKNGLSNLVEVTQALYTVSRAETDRDIAYSNVWQALLLKAAAVGNFDLFMREF from the coding sequence ATGTTTACAAATCACCCGCTACGCCTGTGCGTACTGGCAGTCTGCTGCCTATGCAGCAGTAGTGCCGGAGCGCAGGTGCTGACGTTGAAAGATGCTGTCCAAACAGCATTGAACAATTACGGAACCATTAAAGCAAAGGCTTATTACCTACAATCCTCGCAAGCCTCAGTAAAACAAGCCCAAAGAGAATACTTGCCTAACGTAAATATCTCTGGCCAACAAGACTATGGTACTGTGAACGGCCAAAACGGCCCCCTCTACGGATTGAATGGTTTAAGCGTAGCCTCCTCCGGCTTACCCTTGCCCAAACAAAACTGGAACGCCGCATTCGGCGCCTCCTACCTGGCCAACATCAACTGGGACTTTTTCGCATTCGGCCGCGCAAAAGAAAGGATAAAGACCGCCCAGGCCACCGCCTTCCAAAATGAAAAAGACTACCAGCAGGAACAGTTCCGCCAAGGCGTAAAAGTCGCCGGCGCCTACCTCAACCTGCTCGCCGCACAACGCCTCACCCGATCCTGGGAACGCAACCTCGAACGGGCTGATACCTTCCGCGCCGTAGTCGTAAGAAGAGTAAAGAACGGCCTGATCGCCGGCGTAGACTCCTCCCTCGCAAATGCAGAAGTGTCCAACGCCCGCATCACCCTCACCAAAGCCAGAGACCTCGAACAAGAACAGGCCAACCAACTGGCCCAACTCATGGGTGTACCCGCACAAACCTTCCAGTTAGATACCCTCTTCCTGACAAGAATACCGTCCGTACTCACAGACACCGCCAACATGGCCGATCACCCGATACTCAACTTCTACAAAAGCCGTATTGCTCTCAGCGATGAACAACAACGTTACATCCGCACCTTACAATACCCGGCGTTTTCACTGTTCTCCGTCTATCAGACCCGTGGCTCAGGATTCAGCTCCTCCTACGCCCAGGACCAGACCGCCTTCAACCACGACTACTGGGAAGGGATCAAACCCAGCCGCAGTAACTACCTCGTCGGTATCGGCGTCACCTGGAACCTCACAGGCATACTCCGCATCCACCAGCAAAGCAGCGCACAAGGCTTCACCTCCAAAGGCCTCCAGGAAGAATACGGCCTGATAGATCAGCAACTCAAAGCACAAACCGTACTGGCCGATACCAAAATGAAAAATGCATTGGATAACTACCATGAAGCACCCGTACAAGTGAAAGCCGCCGGAGATGCCTACCTGCAAAAGACCGTATTGTACAAAAACGGATTGTCCAACCTGGTAGAAGTCACGCAGGCACTCTATACCGTCAGCCGCGCCGAAACGGATCGCGATATCGCCTACAGCAACGTATGGCAGGCCTTACTGCTGAAAGCCGCCGCCGTAGGCAACTTTGATCTGTTTATGCGGGAATTTTAA